The DNA sequence CCATTTCGCATTATCTTGTATTAGCATTGCCATTTCTCGTGTTGTAATTCTTGCCGTCTCTTTCCTGTATCTCTTTTCTCGGCGTCTATTCTCTCTCACATCAGCATTACATCATCACTTCCCAAACCCCCAAACCCCCATGATCCCCAAGCGCATACACAATTGTACATCATTCTATGTTTTCTCTCTCCTCACTTTCTTCGACTATTCACGCTGTTTTACCATCCCCTTGACCATGACCCAGTATCACTTGCTGTAatttttctcccttttcaTGACCTTTTCACGACCTTCCATCTAATTTTGTGTAGTATTTCCTATTTCTCTGTCATTGATTGACAAAgtcccttccccttccccactACCCCATCCCTATCCCATGTTTCCATGTATTTGTTTTTACGGCAGTTCGTCACGTTGGTTTTCAAATACATGTTTTTCAAGCAGATGCGGTGGACTCGGACAGGATGCTTCCATACTTAGCACAACTCTCTCGGACCACGATCATGAGCGCTTAAAATCGATCGCCTGGTCATTCGAGCATGTCTTGAGAAAAGCTTAGTGGTCTCAAGAGTCTAGACTGAGCTGGATTTTTTGCGTGCCAGTAAGATAGTAAGACAGATACCATTTTCGGTACCAGTGATCCCTTTAAATTCGAAGGCGGCGGGGTTTGATTTGGACGAGGctcttttttatcttttattTTACCCACCACTGCACTGAATACAGTATGATCACCCCTCAGGACATATTGGAAGACTTGGGAGTTGGTATAGATGTGGTAATGGTACGTTGTGCTTAGGCAGACTCACATCCTTCATCATGGAACAAGGAAACTAAATTGGGGTAGAGACTCAAAGACAAAATGGGGCACGACCCAATCACAGGTCTACCGGACGTAACAGATGTCCATAAGTGAGCAAACATAATCTATGAATATTATGTGTAGTCATTCAAGTCTCGGTCTTATATGCAGGTTTTTTACAGAGAACTTTGACGATGCCGACGTGCAGGAATTGTTACAGAGCAGCGCCACTAAAAAATTCGAGGAAAGGGACAAAAGTGCACCTAACCTGGATACATTCGATTTTTCTGCACTTCCTATGGAAAGATTTAACTTTTGGTTGATTACCATGAACCCTGGTGGTTTGAGGAACGCAGCTGGGGAGTACGCCTACGACAACAACTCGGCTAATGTCAAAGACCATGGGCGACAGTCTTTTCAACTACACTGCTGGATCAAGATTGGACCTGAGATGTCCTTGGACGTCTTTCGTTCAATGGAAGAGTATGTGGGCGCTCCACCGACCTCTAAAAATGTAGAGAAGTACGCTTCATCGTTATTTTATTTCTAATAtattgcgcatatatttgacaCTACTTATACAGATTTATTAAATCATCCATGGCATACCCTTTTCCATTGTTCAGGCCGAGCCTTCCTCAGTGCCTCGTTCTATCTACCAATCTCTCCCCCCATAGAGCGGCGCTCAGACCGTTCCTGGACTCATTACCAGCCCCATTTATATGGAGGATCGTACCAGCATCGATAGAGAACAGACTGAAAGAGTCAGCGTTCGAAGAGGGAAAAGAAACCTTCAAAATATATATGAGTTGCGctaaagagaagaaggaggaaggcAATAAGGCATATGCAGCCAATGATTCTGTTGCTGCCATCGCGTGCTATAAGGACGCCATAATGTACCTGGACAAGGCATTTTGCCGGTTTACGCCAGAGAATGACACCACGAAGGAACAAGCGACGAAGCTTATGGCTGTGTGCTACGCAAACTGTGCTGCAGCTAGACTTTTGCCTGTGGATGGGATTGTCAAACCCGAAAACGCTGAAAGAGCGATTGAAGACGCTGAAGAAGCCATTCATTTGGACAAATTTTATCCCAAAGGGTACGCCTTTTACTTATTGACTGACAACCTCTTCAGCATAGCGAATAATCACTGATAACATGCTCCATAATGTATAGATATATGCGTCTGGCTCGGGCGTATCAGGCTCTCGGGAAGCATGTGGAAGCCGCAGAATCTATTGCCAAATCGTTAGCTCGCTATCCAGAGATGGAGAACAATAAAGGCCTCGCGCAAATTTTTAATTCTTTGAAAACTCATGGCTAAGGTTAGTCTGGAACTATTTCCAAATATGCGTATACTGCAAATAGGAGTGGTGGACATTGAGGGAAACCGGAGAAAGTATGAAACCGATTAATGGACTTGGTGTAATGCCCACGATAAATATGTTACCAGTAGTGCTCTATGTTGACTTTGCTTCAATGTAACCTGTAATTATTCAATCATTTTTAAAGCGTGTGGGCTTAAGCGCTCGTGAACAATGAGTGGGAAAACCGAGAATTTAGTTGTTCATCAATGACGTAGCTACATCATAACATCCAGCGTCTATATTGCCCTGTACTTTTACTTTCTAAGAACTCTGTTACAGAGGAATTTACCCCTACTGCTGCCTCACTTCTGTGACCGTATGCTGTCCATAGTCATGTGCGAACGGAAAGTCGATGTAACCTTTTCCTGTACTGTCGTATTTAACAGGCACATAGAACGTCTCATTGCGATAAGGCGCTAAAGGCGTGTCATTCATCAGCCTCGTTGGCAGATCGGGCTATAAAAACATGGTAAGAGTCTGTTCTTTGTTTCTGACACCGGAATCACGTACGTTCGATATGTACCAACGTCCAAAACCGATGAGATCGTCGCTTTTTTCCGACCTTTCAATTGCTGACTCTCTGTTGTGTCGGCCAGTGCTTATAAATGGCCGTGGAGACCATATTTCACGAAGAAAGTCGTTTGATCTGGTGACTGTGTCGGGCTCGATGACGTGAAGGTATGCGAGGCCAGGGTGGGAATCTGCGAGTGACTTGACAAAGTGAGAAAATTGTGGGATAGGGTCAGTCATTCCCATGCCTGATAACAGTTATTTAGTGAGCTGGGTGCATCTCTCAAGTCACCGTAATGGCTCACTCTGGAATGTCTTCCAAGGGCTCAATCTGATTCCAACTTTTTCTGCACCCACGGCCTTGACGATGGCGTCGATGGCTTCAAGACCAAATCTACTCCTTCCTTCGATGCTACCCCCATACTCATCCGTCCGTTGATTACTCAAGTCCTGCAAGAATTGATCAGGAAGATACCCGTTTGCATTATGAAATTCCACTCCGTCAAAACCGGCTTCCCTCGCGTTCTTTGCCGCTTGGGCGTACCACTCTATATATTCGTGGATTTCGGCGACAGAAAGAGGTCTGGGGGTCGTGTATTTATCCGCATCAGGGACGATAAAATCTTTTGGTGATTGGACTGCTTTTGAATAGCTGATGGACCAACGGTCTCATAGCCATCTGCCTCCCGGATACGGAACTCTCCTCCACGTCCCAAGGCCCAAAGCTGGAGAAAAATATATGACCCATTGGCATGAACCGCTTCGGTAATCTAGAGATAGGTAGCTCAGACTTTACTACGCATAACGAAATATAAAAATTATTTACTTGTTTCCATGCCTTGATTTGCTCTTGATTCCAGATACCTGGGACATGATCATATCCTCCCGTTTGAGGTGCAATCAGTGTCGCTTCTGAAATTAGTAGGGAGCCTGGGTGACTAGAACGTTGTGAATAATATGTCTTCATCAGGCCAACCGTCGGAACGTGTGCCTTCTCGGTTGATTTCAAGCGCGTCAACGGCGCCAGAACAACACGATGTTGGAGTACGTTGTTGCCGACTTTGATGGGCTGGAAAAGAGTTGGATAAACCATGTTGTTCTGTTAGGTTATGTGTAAACGTTGGGGTAAAGCTGGAGATCTCTGAGTGAAAACTGAAATTTTCGATGTCCTTTATAAGTTATTGTTAGAATCACTCAATCAGGTGACGACGGAAAAGATACGGTCAGGACTGGAGTTGAACCAGTGACTCCCGGCTATATATGCCAATGCTCTACCACTGAGCTACATGACCCATGGGTAGATAGAGTCTTAACTAGGACGCACTGTTCTTGCGAGGATATTTAGTTCATAAGCCGATTAAACCAGCCGATGGGAGTAGTAAGCTGAAGTGTAAGCAAAGTCGGGAATGTATTATCCGTGCATATGCACTTCGCATCAACCTCGATTGCTAAAGCATAGTATCAAGGTGTACAGAGTGTATGGATGACCGAGGTTATGCCCGAGGTACTATTTAAAGTAGTTTTATGCCTGACGACACGGGAGGCTGGTCCTCGCAGATATTCAACTAAAACATACAATTTGACGAGAAATATTTGTGTGTATAAATAAGAGAATAGTCCGAAACTAGGGCTTTCTGTTAAGTGCGGACGATGAGAGAACGCAAAACGATGCGTAGATAGGGGTCAGGTAAAGTCAAGAAAAGTCACGTGAAGATTTTGGACTGGCGCCTATTTTTGTCGACCGGTATTAGTAAGTTGAGCGTCTATTTCCACCTCCTAAGTATCAcacagaagaagaacttCATATTCGGTTTGGAATATCGGCTTGAAACTAACTTCGCTGTAATCTGGAAATTTAAATAAATATCAACTCAGAACTCatttcaatctccgcttGATGGGAAGTTACGACTCTTTTCCAGATAAGGCATGTACCGCTAATCTCGGCTCCAGATGTTCGGGAGAGCTCCGGCGGAGAATGAAAGCGGAGTCAAAATCCTGACGAAAACCGTTGCAAATCGCTCTCCATAACATctggtgcaattgcatcagTAAAGATGCGGACAGCCCCTTTTGTCACATCAGTCACACTCTCACGTCCCTTTTCATCACTCAATCAATGCAACTCATACTCCCCGTTCTCCTTGTTAATATATAATTTACTCACCAATAATCACTCTTAGACTTACTGGATGAGAAAAAATATAATATTATTTGATTTCAGTGAAATCCAATAAAGCTAGCCTTGTTTTGATGTCTTGGTGCATCCACTCCTAACTGACAATTATTCAAGGAGTGTGCAATGTGAACTCGCAGAGTGAGTACCCGGCCTAGTAATGCTGTAACATCAAACCTCCGCTTTCTGTCCTAATTCTACTGTACCATTCAGCCTAAGTATATTAGATCTTCACACTTAACACTTGAGGTTGCCTGTACACGGGCTAGACTCGCCATGGAAGTCTTCCAGCGGAAATTTTATGACATTTTTGGCGGCAACTGGGCACTTTACATACTTGAGATTATAGATATGGTAAGCTATAATTTTAAGCGAAGAGAACTGTTGTTCTTGGACAAAAAATCCTGACTTAGACGGCGTCAAGTCGATGCGTGAGCACGGCGTGACATGTCCGCATCTTTActgatgcaattgcaccagACGTTATAGGGCACATCTCCCCGATCAAATTttgcagaatttttgactccgacTTTGATCTCCGCCTATTAGTCCCCGGCCTTTGCAGGAGGGGAGATCGTGCCCTATAACGGATGGGAACGAGACTAAGGTACCGCGTGATGTATTTGTGCAAACTTCGTCAAAAATTGATCGGAGTGCGAAAGGAGAGCTCACAGAAGGCTTCGCTAAACGGTTCGTTTTGAGTAAATGTGAATCCGGACTTTCATCATGACTGACAACACTTCAGACCAACGCAAGCTACTTACTTCTGCGAAAGCCTATCTTCACCTCGCTTGCTTCCCACACTGACAAAAATGCGCCTTGGCTCGGATGAGCGGGATAAATCAATCCCGCTCCTATCAAATGCGCCACGCTGCAGTTTTGGTATAATGTTGCTGCAATGTGGTATAATGTCATATATTCTCATACCGTTTCGCTAACAGAATATCCACTGTTCACAATCTGCTGCAATTGCTATAATACGCTTCCAGAATCACCCGGGAGACTCGATCAACCATGTAATCCCGCAAACCTTATCCCAAAGCTATATAAACCAATCTGCTGGCCAACAAACAAATTTCATACCGAAACACACCCCATCACCTAGAGCACGATAATCTTGAGGAATGCCTTTCAACCAGGAGTTGTTTAAAGTGTGTCCTCCTTCCGTCTGGCACTTTTGAAGTATCTCAGAGAACTGACTCGATGGTGATTGTAGAAGATAGGTAGAAAGTTGGGCACAGACCCTGTCATGGGAAGGCCTGACCTCACAGAGATATCACGGTAAGTATATTTGAACTTCAAAAGAATTTCACTTACAGGCCATTCAACTCTGTTAGATTCTTGATGTCAAATCTTGACGACCCGGATGTCCAGGAGCTATTCCAACACGCCAATGAAGACCTGGCCAAACTAGACCAAACCACACCCAATCTAAGCGAAGTGAACTATGCATCCCTTCCTATCGAACATGAGACTGTCTGGATCATCAACATGCAGTTTGGCGGAATGAAGACAGCCACAGGGGAGCTGCTACGCGACGACCACCCGGCTCACGTCAAGGAGCGTGCGTACCAGTCTTTCGACCTGCACGCCTGGAATTGTCGTGGGGAAGGTTCTAGGCCGGACCTCTATCGTTACATGCAAAACTATGATCGGACGCCGCCGAACTCTAAACAGGTCGAGGAGTACGTCACCTATTCCAGTACATGCTACATAACCACTAGCACCGATGACTGATACTTTTACTTCCTAGATTCATTAAACTAGCGATGGCCCATCCTCACCCAATATTTAAACCTGCTCTCCCTCATCTCCTCATCTTATCAGCCAATCTTAGCCATCACAAGCAGGCACTCAAACCGTTTCTAGATTCCTTACCTGCGCCGTTCAAATGGAAAGATACTCCAGCTGAAATTGAAGACACCATCAGGGATATGGTGTACGAGAACGGAAAGGAGCTATTTAATCAATATGTTGCAAGTGCCAAAGAGAACAAGGCATCTGGAAACAGCGCTTACGCGGCCAAGAATCGCGAGGCTGCTGTCGCCTTCTTCGAGGACGCTATCAAGTATCTGGACAGAGCATTCCGTAGGTACACACCAGCGACGGAGGCCATCAAGCAGGACGCAATGAAGCTCAAAGTCGTATGCCATGCGAACTGCTCTGCTGCTAGGTTAATGGGAGGTAACACCAGCCAGGAAAACGCAGAGAAGGCAGTTGACGATGCCGAAGATGCGATCCTTTTGGACACATTCTATGTTAAAGGGTTCGTTGTTCATTCCTTATTTTTCCTCGATACTGGAATCTCAACTTTATCCATTCCCCTTTGTAGATATATGCGCCTGGCGCGGGCTTACCAGGCTCTCGGGCAGCGTTCTGATGCCGAAGAAGCTGTTGCGCGAGCTTTGCGCTTGAAAGAGATGGAGAACGACGAAGGTCTCGTCGACCTTCTGATATCCATTCAAACTTGTGGGAAAGGATTACCAGCCCCTGGAACTGAGCTAGCAAAGGAGTGGGTTTCAGTAACATTCTCGGACGACTCGGAGAGGGCGGAGCGCATGAAATCCGTGAACGGTCTTTGGCGCAAACGGTGCGAGGCGCATATGAAGGAGATCCAGGGTTCGTCGTATTAATACATTTTTTTATGGTGCTTCGTTCGTTATTGTAGATTTATTGACATTATGCTGGATGTAACTCTAAAACTTGTACTATATGATTGATTTGCTTACTTCGCAGGGTTAAGCGCTCAAGTGGGAAAAATCCGGGGCCAATCGTGGCCATGCATCGGGACTTTTCTATTCTAATTTCTATTTATGGGGTTGTGGACATGCTGTCGGGTAACTGTGTAAGAGTCTTCTTTTCGTGACATCTCCAAGTCTTGCCCACTATGAGCACAACCTCGATGTATACGCCATACTGTATCCCCCTCAACAAATCTGTCCTCATATTCTTCCCTTGCTGTCCGAGTCTTGTTCCTACGGTAAACCCAGGGCTCCAAGCCTTTGGCATCAAACATTAAATCTTCTCCTACTGACGATCTAAAAAAGGGGAAGGACACAGGGCCAGGCGAGGCATACGTCGTCCAGGTCACAATAAAACAAGTGCAGTAATCATCTGTTCCTTTTTTTCATGAAATAGGTTAATAACTGACGGCTACACCAACAGCGAGAATGTGATTAAGGAATTGTCGACATTCTTCCTGGCTCAATACGATATCACAGTAGGTTCATAGGGATAGATGCCAGAGAGTGACAATTAAAACTATGCTCTACAGAAAGCCGTAGAAAGCGTGTTatttgcgcatatattcgcAATCATGCCTCCTGAAATATGCATCGAGGGTGACGGTTACATTTTACGAGGCAGTAAGCGCAATTTCCCAGCATTCGTTCTTTGACAAAAGAACTAAAATATGAGGATACATAGAGAGGAAACCGTGGACATTTGGTCAAACCTTGAAACTTCAATGGGGAGAAGAGCACGTTCGACCTTGTAAAGATAAATGGGCGTTTATCTTTGAACTTGTGATGCCCGAAAGGCGCAATGAGAACGTGGAAATTATAAATAATACATAGTATAGATATCAAAGTTAATGTACTAAGTAACAATTGACTTTGGTTTCTAATTACACACCATGCTTTAACTGTTCGGAATATGCAGGCGAAGGCGGGAAGTGGATGGAGGGTCACACAAAATATTTTtataattttttttatttttggtgGCCGCACTTTTGTGATAGGCAAATGAACTATGTAATGAACATGGGTATGATAGTGCATAAGTGGCAAAGTGCGGAGACCGGTTTTTCATATTAATTTTCTAGGAGGCAAATAGAAGGCAGAAAAGAAGGGGAATAACAAAACCAGGGGTAAAATATTCTTGAatgaaaaatagaaaaataggCTGTGGTCAAGGAAGAAAATAGTAATGTAGAAGAAAAGATAGGCTGTGTAGATAATAGGAACAGTGATATAGAAATATCAAGAGTAGATTTGATGAAGTATATTTGAAGATAGTAATGTGAGAAGTAAAAGGGAGATgtagaaaataaaaaagatcTTGGAGACAAGAAAAGGATAAATGAAACATACTCGAGCATAGTCTGTGGCACTGATGCGAGGTAGATTTCGAATTGAAGAAATCTATAACCAGGAGAAGAGACCAGTAGCCAGGTGATAGAGATAGAGATCGGATATCGGAAGGAAAAGTATAGTGATGTTGTTGGTAATATGCTGGTGGTGATAATGATCATGGCACGTCAGACAATACCCCCTGAGCAAGGAATGAGGATGTCGCGAGGTTCGTCAACCCTGACCTCCCCCTATTCCGCTTCCAAAGTCGATGCTCTCCGGGTGCGGATGGATGTATCTTGAAGAGGACGGGAATATAGAGACGTTCGGGACGTGCCCAAAGAACAAGGCGCATACAGATACTGTGACGTCTGCAGCGCTCCTTCCTACACTTGCCATTGACGTTGAAGGGCGTTGGACGGCCGTTAATTGCCTAAAAAATCGCAATGCACCACCAAGTAACAGAAGTACTGCGATTATCTATTGGCTAAATGAGATAGTTCCTAGGTAAAAGATGAACCCGCTCACCTTAAATATCCCAATGAAATAAACTTCAAATCGACCACAGTAGGAGTGTACTAGGAAAAGAAGCACAACCAAGCACTCCATGAACTCGAAAATAACCGATAGAATAGCCAACACAGAAGATAACACGGCCCAGAATCCTTGTCCCCATTGCTCTGGCAAAAATTGTAGCCATTTGCGAGGAACTTGTTAACAGAATCCATGGTGACCTTGCTGTACCAGACCTCAATGTATCGATCGCATTTGCATCCACTGAAGCGACACTCGAATAGAGTATCGAGCTTCTGTTCTTGCATGCGACCAAAGCTGGGAAGAGAGTCATATGGTATGTATTGCAAGGTTGGCTGGTGTGCTGGTGCCGGTGTGTTTGTGACGGTGCATTGGAGGTGCCTGAAGAGTAGACTTAGAAGTGCGACGAGTCCTAGTTCAAATGTCATGTAAATCTTCCAGTCAATGTTGCTGAGTTGTCTTGATCCATCCGTTTCATCTCGACCGACGTCCACAGGCAGCGCAGGGGAACTGACAGAAAGGTGTTCCCCTCTGAAGGCGCTACCTCGGTAGACAAAGGGAGAGGCTATAACGAATTGTCATTAATCTGAGAGATTGGGATATGTAAACAGGTTAAATACACACTaggatggacaaagaaaACGATGCTCCATGAGTTGGGATCTCCTCTGTGACTAATTGAATCGACACCATGATCTGTTGTTGCGTTAGATCAGCAAGATTTATacgatgaatgaaatacagaCCAAGATTATCGTGCATGGTGGACTCGTCAACAGTGAAGTGGTTGAGGCACTCTTGTGTAGCGACAATCATTTGTATTTGAATGAAATTTGCGGGATAGTTGGTAGGACTTGTGGGGTCGACACCGTATACGTCGACGTGAAGATGCTTGGGAAACATCCAAATGAAATATAGAATGATGATGCTGGTGATAATGTTGCTAGTTGGTGGTAATAATGTTCGTTGTAGAAGCGATAAAAGAATAGTACGAGGAGCGTcctgagaagaagagccaGTGAAGATCAATACGAAAATTAAGCAGTTGCTGTGGAATTAGAAACGCACCTCAGCGCTTGTGACTATCATGACAAGACGGCAACGCGACAGCGAGTCATCTCCTCAGACAATGCTCGAATGCCGGGAGTTTCTCAACCCCTAACCCCCTGTACTGCTGCCAAAGTCGATGATTCTCACCGTGTGCGGATAGGTGTATCTTGAAGACGTCGGGAATATAGAGACGTTCAGGACGTGCCCAAAGAACAAGGCGCGTACAGATACCATGACGTCTGCATCGTTTCTTCGTTCACTTGCTattgatgttgaagaggcgttggacGGCCGTTAATTGCCTAAAAAATTGCGATGCACCACCAAGTAACAGAAGTACTGCAATTATCTATTGCCAAAATGAGATATTTCCTAGGTGAAATATGAATCCGCTCACCTTAAATATCCCAATGAAATAACCTTCAAATCGACCACAGTAGGAGTGCACCAggaaaagaagcataacAAAGCACTCCATGAACTCGACAATTACCGATAGAATAGCCAACACAGAAGATAAGCGTAGTTTCTTCCTTCGCTTGCCATTGACGttgaagaggcgttggacggtcgttaattgcctaaAATATAGTGATGCACCACCAAGTAACAGAAGTACTGCGATTATCTATTGCCGAAATGAGATAGTTCTTTGGTCAACAATGAACCCTCTCACCTTAAAGATCCCAATGAAATAACCTTCAAATCGACCATAGAAGGAGTACACCAggaaaagaagcataacAAAGCACTCCATGAACTCGACAATTACCGATAAAATAGCCAACACAGAAGATAACACGGCCCAGAATCCTTGTCCCCATTGCTCTGACAAAGATTGACAGCCATTTGCGAGGAACTTGTTAACAGAATCCATAGTGACCTTGCTGTACCAGACCTCGATGTATCGATCGCATTTGCATCCACTGAAGCGACACTCGAATAGAGTATCGAGCTTCTGTTCTTGCATGCGACCAAAGCTGGAAAGAGAGTCATATTGTATGTACTGCAAGGTTGGCCGGGGTGCGGGTGCCAGTGGCTTTGCGACGGTGTATTGGAGGTGTCTGAAGAGTAGACTTAGAAGTGCGACGAGTCCTAGTCCAAATGCCATGTAAATCTTCCAGTCAATGTTGCTAAGCTGTCTTGATCCATCCATTTCATCTCGACCGACGTCCACAGGCAGCGCAGGGGAACTGACAGAAAGGTGTTCCCCGCTGAAGGCGCTACTTCGGTAGACAAAGGGAGAGGCTGTATAGAATTGTCGTCAATATGAGATATTGGGGTATGTAAACACGTTAAATACACACTAGGATGGGCAAAGACAACGACGCTCCATGACTTGGGATCTCCTCTGAGACTTAGGGAATCGACACCATGATCTGTTGCTACGTTAGATCAGGAAAATTAATATGATGAATGAAACACCGACCGAGGTTATCGTGCATGGTGGACTCGTCAACAGTGAAGTGGTTGAGGCACTCTTGTGTGGCGACAATCCTTTGGAATTGCATGAGATTTGCGGGATATTTGATAGGAATTGTGGCATCGACAACGTATACATCAGCGTGCGAGGCTTGAGAAACGTCCATGATGTGTGCTTCGGTAAGACTGAACAAGGTAGAGGATGCTTTGGAAATGGCAGCGGCGCAGAGTGGGGTTGCGTCGCTGGAAACTTGCGGTGGTGGTATTAGAAGTATACTAACAAGCATATGTCTTTTCCTACTCACACTGTTGGATGCCATTCATTTCGTTACTAAGGATATCTAGAAG is a window from the Psilocybe cubensis strain MGC-MH-2018 chromosome 8, whole genome shotgun sequence genome containing:
- a CDS encoding Protein CLMP1 produces the protein MGHDPITGLPDVTDVHKFFTENFDDADVQELLQSSATKKFEERDKSAPNLDTFDFSALPMERFNFWLITMNPGGLRNAAGEYAYDNNSANVKDHGRQSFQLHCWIKIGPEMSLDVFRSMEEYVGAPPTSKNVEKFIKSSMAYPFPLFRPSLPQCLVLSTNLSPHRAALRPFLDSLPAPFIWRIVPASIENRLKESAFEEGKETFKIYMSCAKEKKEEGNKAYAANDSVAAIACYKDAIMYLDKAFCRFTPENDTTKEQATKLMAVCYANCAAARLLPVDGIVKPENAERAIEDAEEAIHLDKFYPKGYMRLARAYQALGKHVEAAESIAKSLARYPEMENNKGLAQIFNSLKTHG
- a CDS encoding Chanoclavine-I aldehyde reductase fgaOx3; its protein translation is MVYPTLFQPIKVGNNVLQHRVVLAPLTRLKSTEKAHVPTVGLMKTYYSQRSSHPGSLLISEATLIAPQTGGYDHVPGIWNQEQIKAWKQITEAVHANGSYIFLQLWALGRGGEFRIREADGYETVGPSAIQKQPLSVAEIHEYIEWYAQAAKNAREAGFDGVEFHNANGYLPDQFLQDLSNQRTDEYGGSIEGRSRFGLEAIDAIVKAVGAEKVGIRLSPWKTFQSMGMTDPIPQFSHFVKSLADSHPGLAYLHVIEPDTVTRSNDFLREIWSPRPFISTGRHNRESAIERSEKSDDLIGFGRWYISNPDLPTRLMNDTPLAPYRNETFYVPVKYDSTGKGYIDFPFAHDYGQHTVTEVRQQ